One Lachnospiraceae bacterium C1.1 genomic region harbors:
- a CDS encoding glycosyltransferase family 2 protein — translation MQNDLISIIITAYNREKYIRRSIESALNQKNVDIEIVLIDDGSTDSTPEICDEYARKYSNVRAIHEKNSGLSAARNLGLDNVAGEYIVFLDDDDTLTDNSLYKMLKLLKEHNADFVMGNYAEYADDGSFIRAFDIPEKYCNKLLSKREVCELLIFSEKTHVLIVSWGKIFKRKVWDRVRFPDEITKSEDQFVFPKLMERCSRIYLTNDIVYNQTMSKISITRSKASRRSLLHSEGILKVIDYLIRMKYYDIALVKFGIGTRYLLYIRFVLTDEECRKEINRLIRLYRVIALKLIPHVAIMHKFRFILFIFNIPLYHYFQRIYSKRYARKVSEE, via the coding sequence ATGCAAAATGATCTGATTTCAATTATTATTACGGCTTATAACAGGGAAAAATATATTAGAAGAAGCATTGAAAGTGCATTAAATCAGAAGAATGTGGATATAGAGATAGTTCTGATTGATGATGGAAGTACTGACAGCACACCTGAGATATGCGATGAGTATGCGCGTAAATATTCTAATGTCAGGGCAATACATGAGAAAAACAGTGGCCTAAGCGCGGCACGTAATCTTGGGCTTGATAATGTTGCAGGGGAGTATATCGTATTCCTGGATGACGATGATACCTTAACGGATAATTCGCTTTATAAAATGCTTAAGCTTCTAAAAGAACATAATGCAGATTTTGTCATGGGAAATTATGCGGAATATGCAGACGATGGAAGCTTTATAAGGGCATTTGATATTCCTGAAAAATACTGTAATAAGCTTCTAAGCAAAAGAGAAGTATGTGAACTTCTTATATTTTCGGAGAAAACTCATGTTTTAATAGTTTCATGGGGCAAGATTTTCAAGAGAAAGGTTTGGGATAGAGTAAGATTTCCTGACGAAATAACCAAAAGTGAGGATCAGTTTGTTTTCCCGAAATTAATGGAAAGATGCTCAAGGATATATCTGACAAATGATATCGTGTATAATCAGACGATGTCCAAGATAAGTATAACAAGAAGTAAGGCCAGCAGGCGGAGTTTACTTCATTCTGAAGGTATTCTGAAGGTGATAGATTATCTTATCAGAATGAAATACTACGATATTGCTCTTGTTAAGTTTGGAATAGGAACAAGATATCTGCTCTATATCAGGTTTGTATTAACTGATGAGGAATGCAGAAAAGAGATTAATCGTCTTATCAGACTATACAGGGTAATCGCCTTAAAACTGATTCCACATGTAGCTATAATGCATAAGTTCAGGTTTATTTTATTCATATTTAATATTCCGCTTTACCACTATTTTCAAAGAATATACTCAAAAAGATATGCTCGAAAAGTATCAGAAGAATGA
- a CDS encoding NAD-dependent epimerase/dehydratase family protein produces MQKNRLELDGKTILVTGSPGFIGANLAIRLLNDMSQGKVISFDSLNDYYDPKLKEYRLGLIEDAAGKSSVAHIFIKGELENKQLLDEVFKNHQPDIVVNLAAQAGVRYSIEHPEKYIQSNIVGFFNILEECRYNKVEHLIYASSSSVYGGNRKVPFSTEDKVDNPVSLYAATKKADELLAYSYSKLYDIPCTGLRFFTVYGPAGRPDMFYYSASQQLVRGGKFRIFNYGDMKRDFTYIDDIVEGIIRVMKGAPSKAVGEDSLPLAPYSIYNIGGGTPENLLEFISVLQEELIRAGVLKADYDFEAHKEFVGMQPGDVPITYADLSSLEKDYGFKPETDIRTGLRRFAEWYKEYYQK; encoded by the coding sequence ATGCAAAAGAACAGGCTTGAACTTGATGGGAAAACCATATTAGTTACCGGGTCGCCGGGGTTTATCGGGGCTAACCTTGCTATCAGGCTCTTGAATGACATGAGCCAGGGAAAAGTGATTTCTTTTGATAGCTTAAATGATTACTATGATCCCAAGTTGAAGGAATACAGACTGGGTCTGATCGAAGACGCGGCAGGAAAGTCGTCTGTTGCGCACATCTTCATCAAGGGTGAATTGGAAAATAAACAACTGCTTGATGAAGTATTTAAGAACCATCAGCCGGATATTGTTGTAAATCTGGCCGCACAGGCTGGGGTACGATACAGCATTGAACATCCGGAAAAATACATACAATCCAATATTGTCGGATTTTTCAATATTCTGGAGGAGTGCAGATATAATAAGGTAGAACATCTGATATATGCTTCATCGTCATCTGTCTACGGTGGAAACCGGAAAGTACCATTCAGTACCGAGGATAAGGTTGACAATCCTGTTAGTCTCTATGCTGCAACTAAAAAAGCTGATGAGCTTCTGGCATACAGCTATAGCAAGCTTTACGACATACCGTGTACAGGTCTTCGTTTTTTTACAGTTTACGGGCCGGCCGGAAGACCGGACATGTTTTATTACTCCGCCAGTCAGCAGCTTGTAAGAGGTGGGAAATTTCGTATCTTCAACTATGGAGATATGAAACGTGATTTTACGTATATTGATGATATAGTTGAAGGTATAATCAGAGTCATGAAAGGGGCACCATCTAAGGCTGTGGGAGAGGACAGTTTACCGCTTGCACCATATAGCATATATAACATCGGTGGAGGGACACCGGAGAACCTGCTTGAATTTATATCAGTCCTGCAGGAAGAGCTTATAAGAGCAGGAGTGCTGAAAGCTGACTATGATTTTGAAGCTCATAAGGAATTTGTAGGAATGCAGCCTGGTGATGTGCCAATAACGTATGCCGACCTTTCCTCATTGGAGAAAGATTATGGCTTCAAACCTGAGACGGATATAAGAACCGGACTTAGGAGATTTGCAGAGTGGTATAAAGAATATTATCAGAAGTGA
- a CDS encoding MBG domain-containing protein, whose product MKRRFRILSILLASVLTFTSVSANTVYNVYAEEESEEDSDKDEDKDEHEESDSHDEDAHEDESKDDSDNHEDESKDDSDNHEDESKEDNNDNAESGNPEEGSESSTKPENPENGDEGSKEDASTETSDESASSEEGAEKESTAATDNDSTEETDVEDADLSELDVEIKDVDGKTYDGKAVDYGEDNIKASGEMPAGHSLIYVYSTDENGSEVIDAPKNAGEYYFVVKAKKDDSDEAVTVKSEKFEITKAKPAITVSAAEAHIGEKWEELEFTVDSVEGVEADGSLSWHYDDFSWKESGEINRNLWEKFAAWLHEDLANVKGTLVYTPSDAYSDNYDVTEVEVSIKLYKDGKVVAFTVPEEKPYDATPFNKLTVKTDDEETEKTFDDLKDEGYSVEFYKKEGNVLLDIAPTDAGEYYVTISLEGVKDERLIGKFIRTADGEAATFARYDFKIVGKDLEWNAEGFSLKYTGEEQELVSVEVPTLYERDGEAKVSYEWNASGTGIDSEISENAIPKAKNVGDYSIIVKVDAGANYNPAKKTVCANISKADLTVSAAAYKGTYDGEEHPLVSDISVKGENGEDVSFTTEIETVSGLKNCKEPGEYPFTVKVTATDSNYNNAEIEDKAVVEKIAIDKSKLTISANDIYYHSDEKPVVSVIYDGKVLPADIYTVDYGTESFSELSVGAHEFTVKIESEYYVSDGAIKASFNVVGIKAQFFQRTSNSGGLKDLGYGYLTEEFYNNNKDSSKKVAGDEVISTAVANAPVNIVEKHSEGEVEYYYMWYNAEAQKATVYVYMDYKPVDFYVRKSGVARPKYGEHDASYNYTHVASGKAKVSSQREGNEANDNVKDLILEKPDDSALIDAIVAAGYTRDEIADLGLNFKWYRVISCGSGQEIKYHVDGNVVKSNGTEYSHHTSYTVRALFTDGNGVVNDIARYEETVYEGGNSKSIVLTPKAGYYISSVTVAGKEQNLTGVGAGSFELPAIENVTSDIDILATAMPKADITITAASAEKEYDGEALTDDEYKISGSYDDYSDLIKVNVTGSITEAGTAENVVSYDLLGHDYMFNSVNTVNGTLTVRKKDASISVNNAEKTYGEADPDFSKDGYTVTGLVNSKDLGEIKVRRVNKAEAAGAYDDVLTASFTANPNYNVAVYNGDFVINKASDLKINVKDKSCKYDGNAHSLEVGSASAKAGDGVSYKFYSDASATKEIANSFTDAGIYNVWVKASDANHNTAMASAKVTVTPRELTLTSGSSKRAKNGKALKNDKITVTGDGFVKEEGASYDVTGSQTSVGSSKNTFDYSLKSNTLDKNYSIKKVYGKLTVTDKDDSSDSDSGSSSSSTGSKSATKAASKTAAVLGDREAPEKDDESESGVLGDRDTPNTGDSANIAVWVSLLLASGASIVSIITALARRKRED is encoded by the coding sequence ATGAAACGTAGATTCCGTATTTTAAGCATTCTGTTAGCATCGGTGCTTACATTTACTTCAGTTTCTGCGAATACTGTTTACAATGTGTATGCAGAAGAGGAATCTGAAGAGGATTCGGATAAGGACGAAGATAAGGACGAGCACGAAGAATCTGATTCTCATGATGAAGACGCTCATGAAGATGAATCCAAAGATGATTCGGATAATCATGAAGATGAGTCTAAAGATGATTCGGATAATCATGAAGATGAGTCTAAAGAAGATAATAATGACAATGCGGAATCTGGTAATCCCGAAGAGGGGAGCGAAAGTTCTACTAAACCTGAGAATCCTGAAAACGGAGATGAGGGTTCTAAGGAAGATGCTTCAACAGAAACATCAGATGAGTCTGCTTCATCTGAAGAAGGAGCAGAGAAGGAAAGCACAGCAGCAACTGATAATGACAGTACTGAAGAAACGGATGTTGAAGATGCTGATTTATCAGAACTTGATGTAGAGATAAAAGATGTTGACGGCAAGACATATGACGGCAAGGCAGTTGATTATGGTGAAGACAACATAAAAGCTTCAGGTGAAATGCCTGCCGGTCATAGCCTGATTTATGTTTATTCAACAGATGAAAATGGTTCTGAAGTCATCGATGCTCCTAAAAATGCCGGCGAATATTATTTTGTTGTAAAAGCAAAGAAAGATGATTCGGATGAAGCAGTAACTGTTAAGTCTGAAAAATTCGAGATAACAAAGGCAAAGCCTGCAATAACGGTGAGTGCTGCAGAAGCACATATTGGTGAAAAATGGGAGGAACTTGAGTTTACAGTTGACTCTGTAGAAGGTGTTGAGGCTGACGGAAGCCTTTCCTGGCATTATGATGATTTCAGCTGGAAAGAGTCCGGTGAGATAAACAGAAACCTTTGGGAAAAATTTGCAGCATGGTTACATGAAGATCTGGCAAATGTAAAGGGAACTTTGGTATATACTCCCTCGGACGCATATTCAGATAATTATGATGTGACTGAAGTTGAGGTTTCGATCAAGCTGTATAAGGATGGTAAGGTTGTTGCTTTTACTGTTCCGGAAGAAAAGCCTTATGATGCAACACCATTTAATAAACTAACGGTCAAGACTGATGATGAAGAAACGGAAAAAACATTTGATGATCTTAAAGACGAAGGATATTCAGTAGAATTCTATAAAAAAGAGGGAAATGTTCTTCTTGACATTGCACCAACAGATGCAGGTGAATACTATGTTACTATCAGTCTTGAAGGTGTAAAAGATGAGAGATTAATCGGTAAGTTTATAAGGACTGCAGATGGCGAGGCAGCAACTTTCGCAAGGTATGATTTTAAGATTGTTGGTAAAGATCTTGAATGGAATGCAGAAGGATTTTCGCTTAAATATACCGGAGAGGAGCAGGAACTTGTTTCAGTAGAAGTCCCCACACTTTATGAGCGTGATGGTGAAGCAAAGGTTAGCTATGAATGGAATGCGTCTGGTACAGGAATAGATTCAGAGATTAGTGAAAATGCCATTCCTAAGGCAAAAAATGTTGGTGATTATTCCATTATAGTAAAGGTAGATGCAGGAGCCAACTATAATCCGGCTAAAAAGACAGTTTGTGCAAATATTTCTAAAGCTGATCTTACAGTATCAGCTGCAGCTTATAAGGGAACTTATGACGGAGAAGAGCATCCTCTTGTATCAGATATCTCTGTTAAGGGAGAAAATGGAGAAGATGTTTCTTTTACTACGGAAATTGAGACGGTCAGCGGATTAAAGAATTGTAAAGAACCGGGAGAATATCCTTTTACAGTTAAGGTTACAGCAACTGATAGTAATTATAACAATGCAGAGATAGAGGATAAAGCTGTTGTAGAGAAGATAGCTATTGATAAGAGTAAGCTTACAATATCTGCAAATGATATTTACTATCATAGTGATGAGAAGCCTGTTGTATCTGTGATTTACGATGGTAAAGTGCTTCCGGCAGATATATATACTGTTGATTATGGAACAGAATCATTTTCTGAACTGTCAGTAGGAGCTCATGAGTTTACAGTAAAAATTGAGAGTGAATATTATGTTTCTGACGGAGCAATTAAAGCCAGTTTCAATGTAGTAGGTATAAAGGCTCAGTTTTTCCAGAGAACAAGCAACAGCGGTGGATTAAAGGATCTTGGATACGGATATCTAACAGAAGAATTTTATAATAATAATAAGGATTCTTCGAAGAAGGTTGCCGGGGATGAAGTTATTTCAACAGCTGTAGCCAATGCACCGGTAAATATTGTCGAGAAGCACAGTGAAGGTGAAGTTGAGTACTATTATATGTGGTACAATGCTGAAGCGCAGAAGGCTACTGTCTATGTATATATGGATTATAAGCCGGTTGATTTCTATGTAAGAAAATCCGGTGTCGCCAGGCCTAAGTACGGTGAGCATGATGCCTCATATAACTATACACACGTAGCTTCCGGTAAAGCTAAGGTTTCTTCTCAAAGAGAAGGAAATGAGGCTAATGACAATGTAAAAGACTTGATTCTTGAGAAACCTGATGATTCAGCTCTTATTGATGCAATCGTTGCTGCCGGATATACAAGGGATGAGATAGCAGATCTTGGACTTAATTTCAAATGGTATAGAGTTATTAGCTGTGGCAGCGGTCAGGAAATTAAATACCATGTTGATGGAAATGTTGTAAAATCTAATGGTACAGAATATTCGCATCATACAAGCTATACTGTAAGGGCTTTGTTTACGGATGGAAATGGTGTGGTAAATGATATCGCCAGATATGAAGAAACAGTATATGAAGGCGGTAATTCCAAGTCGATTGTATTAACACCTAAGGCCGGATATTATATCTCTTCAGTAACTGTTGCAGGCAAAGAGCAGAATCTTACAGGCGTTGGAGCAGGAAGCTTCGAATTACCTGCGATTGAGAATGTGACATCTGATATTGATATTCTTGCAACTGCAATGCCTAAGGCTGATATTACAATTACAGCAGCGAGTGCTGAAAAGGAATATGACGGCGAAGCTCTTACGGATGATGAGTATAAGATTTCCGGAAGTTATGATGATTACAGTGACCTGATAAAGGTTAATGTTACAGGAAGTATTACTGAAGCCGGAACTGCTGAGAACGTAGTATCGTATGATCTTTTAGGTCATGACTATATGTTCAATTCAGTCAATACCGTGAATGGAACACTGACTGTAAGAAAGAAAGACGCTTCAATATCTGTAAACAATGCAGAGAAGACTTATGGTGAAGCAGATCCCGATTTCTCGAAAGACGGATATACAGTAACCGGTCTTGTTAATTCTAAAGATCTTGGTGAAATTAAAGTTAGAAGAGTGAATAAGGCTGAGGCAGCAGGAGCTTATGATGATGTCCTTACTGCAAGCTTTACTGCGAATCCGAACTACAATGTTGCAGTTTACAATGGAGATTTCGTGATCAACAAGGCATCAGACCTCAAGATAAATGTTAAAGATAAGAGCTGTAAGTACGATGGAAATGCTCACAGCCTTGAGGTTGGAAGTGCATCAGCTAAGGCCGGTGACGGTGTAAGCTACAAATTCTACTCTGATGCTTCTGCAACAAAGGAGATTGCTAACAGCTTTACGGATGCAGGAATTTATAATGTATGGGTAAAGGCATCAGATGCTAATCATAACACGGCTATGGCATCTGCAAAGGTTACGGTTACACCGAGAGAACTTACTCTTACATCCGGATCTTCAAAGAGGGCTAAGAACGGAAAAGCACTTAAAAATGATAAGATCACGGTGACAGGTGATGGTTTCGTTAAAGAAGAAGGCGCAAGCTATGATGTGACCGGAAGTCAGACTTCTGTTGGTTCAAGTAAGAATACATTTGACTATAGCCTGAAGTCGAATACTCTTGATAAAAACTACTCTATAAAGAAGGTTTATGGTAAGCTTACCGTTACTGATAAGGATGATTCTTCTGACAGTGATTCAGGAAGCAGCTCATCATCAACCGGTTCTAAATCCGCTACAAAAGCTGCAAGCAAAACAGCTGCTGTACTTGGTGATAGGGAAGCCCCTGAAAAGGATGATGAATCAGAGTCAGGAGTATTAGGAGACAGAGATACACCAAATACCGGTGACAGTGCTAATATTGCTGTCTGGGTTTCGCTTCTTTTAGCATCGGGTGCGTCAATTGTATCTATCATTACTGCACTTGCAAGAAGAAAAAGAGAAGATTGA